DNA from Dietzia lutea:
GGCGATCAGACTCCCGACGCCCATCGACAGGCTGGCCATGGTGTCGGCGAACTCGTAGTCGCCGGCCCGCCGGTCGGGGGCCGGGTTGCGCTTCTGCCACGCGTATTCGGCCGCCATCGACGCCACGAACGCCGGGATCGCCAGTACTGTCAGATCGACCTTCATGCTCCGAGGATATGACGCCCGCCCCCTGGGCGCGCCCCCGCGCGTTCGCGCTTGGCGGGGCGCCGCCGGATCAGTGCGCGGCGGGAGCGGTGGCCGGACCCTCGGTCTGTGCGCTGTTGCGGACGAAGAACACGCCCACGATGGGCACCAGCGAGATGACCGCACCGAGCAGCAGCGCGTTGTGCACACCGGTCATCTGCGCGGCGACGCCGCCCAGCCCGGTCTCGGCCCCGGAGACGATTCCGATGGTCATCACGGTGATGAACAGCGCGGTGCCGGCGGCTGCCGCGACCTGCTGCAGCGTGTTGAGCAGCGCGGAACCGTGCGAATACAGGTGCGGCGGGAGGGACCCGAGCGCGGAGGTCATGAGCGGCGAGAACAGGAACGCCAGACCCACGCTGAGAACGATGTGCCACGCCACGACGAGGACCAGCGAACTGCCGTCGGAGAAGGTCGTGAACATTCCCCACAATCCGGCGGAGGCCAGGATCGAGCCGGGAATGATGAGGGGGCGCGGGCCGATCCGGTCGAACGCGCGGCCGACAAACCAGCCGAGCACGCCCATGATCAGGCCGCCCGGCAGGAGGGCGAGCCCGGAGTTCAGGGTGCTGGTGCCCAGCACCTGCTGCATGTACAGCGGCAGCAGGATGAGGGTGCCGAACAGCGACATCATGGAGATGAGCATGAGCACGAGGCTCACGGTGAAGGTCGGGAAGGTGAAGGCCCGCACGTCGAGCAGCGCGTAGTCCTTGAGCGCGAGCTGACGCCACACGAACACGGCCAGCGCGACCGCGCCGATCACGACGGGGATCCACGGCGAGATGAGGGCGTTGCCGCTGGCGGCCTCGCCGATCGAGCTGAGGCCGAAGATGATGCCGGCGAAGCCGACGGCGGAGAGCACGCCGGAGAGGACGTCGAGCGGGATCGAGCGCGGCTCGGTCACGTTGCGGATGAGGACCGCCCCGGCCACGAGCGCCACGATCCCGATGGGCAGGACCGACCAGAACATCCACCGCCAGCTCAGGACCTCGAGCACGAGGCCGCCCACCGTGGGGCCGATGGCGGGCGCGACGGCGATCACGATGGAGATGACACCCATCGTGCGGCCGCGCCGGTCGGCCGGCACCACGTTGAGGACGGTCGTCATGAGCAGCGGGATCATGATCGCGGTACCGATAGCCTGCACGACCCGGCCCGCGACCAGCATGGGGAACACCACCGCCAGCGAGGCGAACAGCGTCCCGGCCGTGAACGTGCTCATCGCGACCACGAACACCGACCGCAGCGGCAGCCGGACGAGCAACCAGCCGGTGAACGGGATGACCACGGCCATCGTGAGCATGAAGGCGGTGGTGAGCCACTGCGCCGTCGCGGCGGTGACCGCGAACTCGACCATGAGCTCGGGCAGCGCCACGGACATGATGGTCTCGTTGAGGATCACCACGAACGCGGCGCCGACGAGCAGGGCGATAAGGCGCACGGTCGCGGCGGGCAGCGGGGGCGAACCCTGCGCAGGGGCCTGCGCGGCGGCGTTGGGGTTGGCGGAGACTTCAGACGTCACGGTCGTCCTCGAGGTGTTCGAAAATGGGAGAGACAAGAATCCGGCGCCGGTGGGCCGCGCACGGGAACCTTCGCACTCTACTTGAACAGCCGTCCGGCGCGCGCCTCACGTGATGGGGATTACCTCGGGCACGAGGCGCGGGACCAGGCGGACGAGGACGACCATGGCGACGAGCTCGACGAGAGTCTGGGTGACGACGACGAGGGGCGCCATCTCGAACTCCGCCGGCAGCGCCAGCACGAGCGGGAGGACCACCAACGAGTTGCGGGTCGCCCCGCTGAACGCGATCGCCCGCCTGCCGGGCACATCGAGTCCCGCCAGCCGCCCGGCGAGCACGCCCACGGGCACCATGACGGCCACGAACACCGCGTACACAGGCACGACCAGCGCCAGCGCGCCGAGCCACTCGCTGACCGCGGCGATCTGGGACGCCACCACCAAGGCGAGGGTGGCGATCATGAGCGGGACCATCGCAGCGACCGCTCCCCGCTCGACCGCGCCGGCGGCCCGGGCGAGAGGGCCCGCGGCGCGGCCAACGGGGCCGGCGGGGCCCGCGGGCCCGGCGGCACGACCGGGGGCCGCGCGCTGGGTGAGCGCCGCGGCGGCCAGCGGCAACACGATGAGCAGGAGGAACGCCTCGACGAACGGGCCGGGCTCCACTGCGTCGACGAACCCGGCCCCGAGGAACGCCCACAGGTACAGCGGCAGCAGGATCATCTGCGCGAGCATGAGCAGCGGCGTGGCCGCCAGCAGCCGCCGCGTGTCGGCCCCCGCGAGGCCGGAGAAGACGAGGACGTAGTCGATGCACGGGGTGAGCA
Protein-coding regions in this window:
- a CDS encoding MDR family MFS transporter, with protein sequence MTSEVSANPNAAAQAPAQGSPPLPAATVRLIALLVGAAFVVILNETIMSVALPELMVEFAVTAATAQWLTTAFMLTMAVVIPFTGWLLVRLPLRSVFVVAMSTFTAGTLFASLAVVFPMLVAGRVVQAIGTAIMIPLLMTTVLNVVPADRRGRTMGVISIVIAVAPAIGPTVGGLVLEVLSWRWMFWSVLPIGIVALVAGAVLIRNVTEPRSIPLDVLSGVLSAVGFAGIIFGLSSIGEAASGNALISPWIPVVIGAVALAVFVWRQLALKDYALLDVRAFTFPTFTVSLVLMLISMMSLFGTLILLPLYMQQVLGTSTLNSGLALLPGGLIMGVLGWFVGRAFDRIGPRPLIIPGSILASAGLWGMFTTFSDGSSLVLVVAWHIVLSVGLAFLFSPLMTSALGSLPPHLYSHGSALLNTLQQVAAAAGTALFITVMTIGIVSGAETGLGGVAAQMTGVHNALLLGAVISLVPIVGVFFVRNSAQTEGPATAPAAH
- a CDS encoding arsenic resistance protein: MRASAEWMERHQVALYLGGLVAGGIVGLAAPSVADPAEVAIQPVLALLLYATFLAIPFAEVGRALRDRRFLATIGVVNFVVLPPIVWLLSRVVAHDRVLLVGVLFVLLTPCIDYVLVFSGLAGADTRRLLAATPLLMLAQMILLPLYLWAFLGAGFVDAVEPGPFVEAFLLLIVLPLAAAALTQRAAPGRAAGPAGPAGPVGRAAGPLARAAGAVERGAVAAMVPLMIATLALVVASQIAAVSEWLGALALVVPVYAVFVAVMVPVGVLAGRLAGLDVPGRRAIAFSGATRNSLVVLPLVLALPAEFEMAPLVVVTQTLVELVAMVVLVRLVPRLVPEVIPIT